TCGGTGATCGCGGAGAGCGGATAGCCGGTCCGCAGCATCTGCGTCCGGATGAGGTGGGTGGCGATGTCGCGGTCGCCGAGACCGAACCAGTCGGGGATCGCCCCGTAGGCGGCGAGTTCCTCCTTGGCGTTCCAGGTCTCACCGGCGCGGCCCCAGCCGCGTTCGGTGTCGATCCCACCGCCGAGGGTGTACATGCAGGTGTCGAGATCCGGACAGATCCTCAGGCCGTGCATCCACACGTCGTCGCCGACGTTGACGATCGCGGTGATGCGGTGTGCCGCGTCCGGATTCGGCTCCACGCCCGGAGAAATATCGAGAAGCCGGCGCAAACCTGAGAGAAAACGCGCCCCACCGACACCTCCGACCAATACAGTCACATTCACGGCCCAAGCCTAAGCGGTGCGTCGCCTACCCGGTCGCGCACCGTCCGAAACGCGTTTCGGCAAAGCGGCCGATGATATGTGAACAACGCCGCTCCGCTTGACCGCGACACACCCGAAGTGTCTAATCACATACATGTCATTCGATAATCGAATTCGAGATCCCTTGCGGTGAACCCGCATTCGAACGAGTATTCGAAGGATGGCAGCGGGTTGATCCCCGGTCATGATTCGGCGCTGCAGGTGAGGAGGGACAATGGCCGGCGAGCGCGACAGCTTCGAGCTCACTCGAAGCGATACTGCAGTCGAGGCTGTCTGTGACTACCCGGACGTCGGGGTGCCCGTCCTGAGTTTGATCTCGGGATTCGGTGACCCAGCGGACGGCGAGGAGCAGTGGCAGGAGCGTGCGCTCTGTGCGCAGACCGATCCGGAGGCATTCTTCCCCGAGAAGGGTGGCTCCACCAGAGAGGCCAAGCGCATCTGCATGGGGTGTGAGGTCCGGGACGAATGTCTCGAATACGCTCTCGCTCACGACGAGCGGTTCGGTATCTGGGGCGGGCTCTCCGAGAGGGAACGCCGTCGCCTCAAGCGCGGAATAGTCTGACGAGGAGTTCGGCCCGGTACGGGGAGTGCGGGACCGAGTGAAACACCGAATCGGATGACGAAGGCCGGGTTGCGGCCGTGGGGGACGAGCAACCCGGCCTTCGTCATGTATCCGGAACGTTTCTCAGTCCTCGTCGTCCTCGTCGAGTGTCGGATCCACCACTTCCGGTTCGACGCCGAGATAGGTGGCCACCTGGTGCACGAGGACGTCGTGCACCAGATCCGTCAGATCGTCCGGATCCTTCGCGCGCACCTCGAGAGGTCGGCGGAACAACACGATCCGCGCCCGGGTGGCAGCGCCTCGTCGATCGATCCCCGCCGGCACGAGCCGGGACAGCGGCACCGGCCCGTCGGCAACCACCTCGTCCGGCCAGTTGACCGAGTCGGGGTCGCGTGCCCGGATCTTCGGGACCTCGTCGACGGCGATGTCGAGTTTGGTGAGGCGGTCGTGCCAGCGCGCGTCGATCGGCGCGAACGCCCCCAATACGAGCAGGTCGAATTTCTCTGCGCGTGTCTTCCACGCCGGCAGGCTCTGCGGGAACAGGGGACCGCGGATTCCCCTGCCGCGGCGTGCCACGGCACGGGACGACACAGGGCGGGAACGTCGTGCGCGGACCATGCCATGGACACTACGACACGAAAATCGCTCCACCCTTTCGGTGTGTCCGAATAGTCCTGGCGCGTCCGGCGCGCTACGCTCCCAGTCGTGAGAACACTGCGTCGATGCTGCCGGCCTGGGTGCAAGAACCCTGCTGTTGCGACGCTGACCTACGTGTACTCGGACTCCACTGCCGTTGTCGGTCCCCTGGCGACCGTCGCGGAACCGCACTCGTGGGATCTCTGCGAGATGCACGGTTCGCGCATCACGGCACCCAAGGGCTGGGAACTCGTCCGATACGAGGGAGCGTTCTCGTCGGCCACCCCCGACGAGGACGATCTGACCGCCCTCGCCGAGGCCGTACGCGAGGCCGGCCTGGGGGAGCGTTCCCGTTCCGACGCGAGCGACGACGACGCCGAGCAACCCCAACGGGCCGTCGTGCCTCCCACCGCACGCACCGGCCGACGCGGTCACCTGCGTGTTCTTCCCGATCCCACGTCCTGAGCCGTTCGCACTAGGCTGAGCGAGTGCGATGTCGCGGAGGACGGTATCGCACGAGTCGAGTTCAGGAGCTAATACAGTGGCGAGAGCTGCCGAGTCGGTGTCAGCAGTCATCAAGGCCTACGACGTACGGGGTGTCGTCGGAGAGCAGATCGACGAAGAGTTCGTCCGCGAGGTCGGAGCGTCGTTCGCACGCCTGTTGCGCAGTGAGGGCAGCGCGGACCGTGTGGTGATCGGGCACGACATGCGCGCCTCGTCCCCCTCGCTCTCGCAGGCCTTCGCCGACGGGGTCACCGCCCAGGGACTCGACGTG
This window of the Rhodococcus pyridinivorans genome carries:
- a CDS encoding DUF3499 domain-containing protein, translated to MRTLRRCCRPGCKNPAVATLTYVYSDSTAVVGPLATVAEPHSWDLCEMHGSRITAPKGWELVRYEGAFSSATPDEDDLTALAEAVREAGLGERSRSDASDDDAEQPQRAVVPPTARTGRRGHLRVLPDPTS
- a CDS encoding metallopeptidase family protein; translation: MVRARRSRPVSSRAVARRGRGIRGPLFPQSLPAWKTRAEKFDLLVLGAFAPIDARWHDRLTKLDIAVDEVPKIRARDPDSVNWPDEVVADGPVPLSRLVPAGIDRRGAATRARIVLFRRPLEVRAKDPDDLTDLVHDVLVHQVATYLGVEPEVVDPTLDEDDED
- a CDS encoding WhiB family transcriptional regulator — encoded protein: MPVLSLISGFGDPADGEEQWQERALCAQTDPEAFFPEKGGSTREAKRICMGCEVRDECLEYALAHDERFGIWGGLSERERRRLKRGIV